In Candidatus Abyssobacteria bacterium SURF_5, one genomic interval encodes:
- a CDS encoding DNA-binding protein, whose product MLKEQAEMKTIPYEGPIEAIVLGLGPGELLLESIEKAIRVHDIRNGVVVSGIGTLKTCRMHYITHTDFPPQDAKFTLHEPLELVSMNGIIADGEPHLHAVVSQAEEGARGGHIEPGCEVAYLAEIVIHKYRYLRLMRRPHPDKMIKLLGPK is encoded by the coding sequence TTGTTGAAGGAGCAGGCCGAAATGAAAACAATTCCTTACGAAGGCCCCATCGAGGCGATTGTTCTAGGCCTGGGACCCGGCGAGCTTCTGCTCGAATCGATCGAAAAAGCGATACGCGTGCATGACATCAGGAATGGCGTGGTGGTCTCGGGCATCGGCACGTTGAAGACCTGCCGGATGCATTACATCACCCACACCGATTTCCCGCCGCAGGACGCCAAATTCACTCTGCACGAGCCGCTCGAGCTCGTGAGCATGAACGGCATTATTGCCGATGGCGAACCGCATCTCCACGCGGTTGTATCGCAGGCGGAGGAAGGTGCGCGCGGGGGACACATCGAGCCGGGGTGCGAAGTGGCTTACCTTGCGGAGATCGTCATCCACAAGTACCGATATCTTCGTCTGATGCGGCGGCCTCATCCGGACAAGATGATCAAGCTGCTCGGCCCGAAATAA
- a CDS encoding glucose 1-dehydrogenase: MGVSFSLKDKVAIVTGASRGIGEAIARTFAENGAKVVISSRKQESLDAVAASIKKSGGEAIPIACHTGKLEMIDSLYDQVMKKYGRVDVLVNNAAANPYFGSVLEVPESAYDKTFEVNTKGYFFMAQKAGKIMVEQKKGSIINIASVAGLRGSQFQAVYGMTKAAVIMMTKVFAKELGPSGVRCNAICPGLTETHFAKVLIETEEIYKIALESIPLKRHAQPIEIAGAALYLASDASSFTTGSYMVVDGGGTA; this comes from the coding sequence GTGGGAGTAAGCTTCAGTTTGAAAGACAAGGTGGCCATCGTAACCGGCGCCAGCCGCGGAATCGGCGAGGCGATAGCCCGGACATTCGCGGAAAACGGAGCGAAGGTGGTGATATCCTCACGCAAGCAGGAGTCACTCGATGCGGTCGCGGCGTCGATCAAGAAATCGGGAGGAGAAGCCATTCCGATCGCGTGCCACACGGGCAAGCTGGAAATGATCGATTCGCTTTACGATCAGGTCATGAAAAAATACGGGCGGGTTGATGTCCTCGTTAACAACGCCGCGGCCAATCCGTATTTCGGCAGCGTTCTCGAGGTGCCCGAGAGCGCCTATGACAAGACCTTCGAGGTCAACACCAAGGGATATTTCTTCATGGCCCAAAAGGCGGGCAAGATAATGGTGGAGCAAAAGAAAGGCTCTATCATTAATATCGCCTCCGTGGCCGGCCTGCGAGGTTCGCAGTTTCAAGCCGTGTACGGGATGACCAAGGCTGCGGTCATAATGATGACCAAGGTATTCGCCAAGGAACTTGGTCCGTCGGGAGTGCGCTGCAATGCCATCTGCCCAGGTCTTACCGAAACTCATTTTGCCAAAGTGCTGATCGAGACCGAGGAGATTTATAAGATCGCCCTAGAGAGCATTCCGCTAAAGCGACACGCGCAGCCGATTGAGATCGCGGGGGCTGCGCTTTATCTTGCGTCGGACGCCTCCAGCTTCACAACCGGCTCGTATATGGTTGTCGATGGAGGAGGCACCGCGTAG
- a CDS encoding MaoC family dehydratase — MAAEVLPLEQLKDRLGKEIGVSDWLQIDQKRINAFADCTGDHQWIHVDEEMAASGPFGKTIAHGYLTVSLLPYFSSDISVIPEGTRMAINYGMNKLRFVNPVPVNSKIRDRMSLTNIEEKGGGRVLVTTTHTIEIEGEDKPAAIAETLTMFFT; from the coding sequence ATGGCTGCGGAAGTGCTACCTCTCGAACAACTGAAGGATCGTTTGGGCAAGGAGATCGGTGTTTCGGACTGGCTGCAGATCGACCAGAAGCGTATTAATGCTTTTGCGGATTGCACCGGCGATCATCAATGGATTCATGTGGATGAGGAAATGGCGGCCAGCGGGCCGTTCGGAAAAACAATCGCGCACGGTTATCTGACTGTTTCCCTCCTCCCCTATTTTTCTTCGGATATCTCCGTCATCCCCGAAGGAACCCGGATGGCGATCAACTACGGGATGAACAAGCTCCGGTTCGTCAATCCGGTTCCGGTCAATTCCAAAATCAGGGATCGCATGTCTCTGACAAATATCGAGGAGAAGGGCGGCGGACGCGTGTTGGTTACGACCACCCATACGATAGAAATCGAGGGCGAGGACAAGCCGGCCGCCATCGCTGAGACCTTGACCATGTTCTTTACGTGA
- a CDS encoding formate C-acetyltransferase/glycerol dehydratase family glycyl radical enzyme, whose protein sequence is MRRTMACSHPRLEKLRLSLLDAPHEICIERARLLTQSYMENADLPQIVRFAKAVDHVLRNMSVRIDSDELVVGCRTSKLKAAPLYPENKSAWIEENLDGFAEREHQRALISDSERTELRDKILPYWRGKTVEDRMNDLMPDHLKLEMSKMVFTMMMQITYGIGHFSMNTERVLSEGLESIIKISARCEADSTDADERAFFSASRIACEGAIAFAQRYADEAERLAAAETDAARRQELEEIARACRHVPAKPARTFHEAVQSLYFIQLIAQIESGGNSISVGRIDKILYPYYKRDRDLGRITPQQAQLLIECMFLKMGEIWNVLEETYLPGGEGPEGKTTQNVIVGGMRPDGGDDTNDLTRLALEAYADLRTVQPNFGIRINRNTPDDLFLRACELTREGVLIHFFNDEVIVPALGAKGCSIEDARDYSAVGCVEPNPHGKTFGSTFAVQFNAAKCLEFGVTGGQCSVFGLRNGAPCGGLQTYSRYDELLEAYKLQVNQFLQRMADAMYILDTAIAELVPAPFASSLIEGCLESGRDVTRGGARYNFTGVQLMGLANVADSLAAAKKLVFDEGEVAAAELVEALANDFSNREPLRQMLLKRAPKYGNDEDYVDTIAAEVVTHFAEELDRYTTYRGGRYQMGIFSVAFHIAMGAFTGPTPDGRKMSEILANGITPQTGMALCGPTAIVQSAAKLRQTAVSNGNTLILRFQPLGVESGKLRDLIRTYFDLGGMQLQFNMVDTQTLLDAQANPDRYRDLVVRIAGYSVLFTNLSKKAQDEIISRTACEL, encoded by the coding sequence ATGAGGCGAACCATGGCCTGTTCACACCCCCGATTGGAAAAGCTGAGACTCAGCCTTCTTGACGCTCCGCACGAGATCTGCATCGAGCGCGCGCGGCTGCTGACGCAATCATATATGGAAAACGCAGACCTGCCGCAGATCGTGCGATTTGCCAAGGCAGTAGACCACGTTCTAAGGAACATGTCCGTTCGAATCGACAGCGATGAACTTGTAGTTGGCTGCCGTACGAGCAAACTGAAGGCCGCACCGCTCTATCCCGAAAACAAGAGCGCCTGGATCGAGGAAAACCTGGATGGTTTCGCGGAGCGCGAACATCAGCGCGCCCTTATTTCGGACTCCGAGAGGACGGAGCTTCGCGACAAGATTCTGCCCTATTGGCGCGGGAAGACTGTCGAAGACCGGATGAATGACCTGATGCCCGACCACTTGAAACTGGAAATGAGCAAGATGGTCTTCACCATGATGATGCAGATCACGTACGGCATCGGGCACTTCTCAATGAATACCGAAAGGGTGCTTTCTGAAGGACTGGAATCCATCATAAAAATATCAGCAAGATGCGAGGCCGATTCGACGGACGCCGATGAGCGCGCTTTCTTCTCGGCAAGCCGGATTGCTTGTGAAGGCGCGATTGCCTTCGCTCAGAGGTATGCCGATGAGGCGGAACGACTCGCCGCGGCTGAGACCGACGCCGCAAGACGGCAGGAGCTCGAGGAAATAGCCCGGGCCTGCCGTCATGTGCCTGCCAAGCCTGCCCGTACTTTCCATGAGGCGGTGCAATCGCTGTATTTCATTCAACTGATCGCCCAGATCGAGAGCGGCGGCAATTCCATTTCCGTCGGCAGGATCGACAAGATTCTTTATCCGTATTACAAGCGTGACCGTGACTTGGGGCGGATCACACCCCAACAGGCCCAGCTCCTGATCGAGTGCATGTTCCTCAAGATGGGCGAAATCTGGAATGTGCTCGAGGAGACATATCTGCCCGGCGGCGAGGGGCCGGAAGGCAAGACTACGCAGAATGTGATCGTCGGCGGTATGCGTCCCGACGGCGGCGACGACACAAATGATCTCACGCGCCTTGCGCTCGAAGCGTACGCGGATCTGCGCACCGTCCAGCCGAATTTCGGTATCCGCATCAATCGCAATACTCCCGATGACCTGTTCCTGCGCGCGTGCGAGCTGACTCGCGAGGGCGTGCTCATCCATTTCTTCAATGATGAGGTGATCGTGCCTGCGCTCGGTGCCAAAGGATGCTCGATCGAGGATGCCCGCGACTACAGCGCCGTCGGCTGCGTCGAGCCGAATCCGCACGGAAAAACCTTTGGGTCCACCTTCGCCGTGCAGTTCAATGCCGCAAAATGCCTGGAGTTCGGGGTCACCGGCGGCCAGTGCTCCGTCTTCGGACTTCGGAACGGCGCCCCCTGCGGAGGTCTTCAGACCTATTCCAGGTATGACGAGTTGCTGGAAGCATACAAGCTGCAGGTGAATCAATTTCTCCAGCGCATGGCCGATGCAATGTATATTCTCGATACTGCTATTGCCGAGCTTGTGCCGGCGCCGTTCGCCTCGAGTCTCATCGAGGGGTGCCTCGAGTCGGGGAGGGATGTCACCCGAGGAGGCGCCCGGTATAACTTCACTGGAGTTCAACTTATGGGGCTTGCCAATGTCGCCGATTCGCTTGCCGCAGCAAAAAAGCTGGTGTTCGACGAAGGCGAGGTTGCGGCTGCGGAGCTGGTTGAGGCGCTTGCGAACGATTTCAGTAATCGCGAGCCTCTCCGGCAGATGCTCCTGAAACGCGCGCCCAAATACGGTAACGACGAAGATTATGTCGACACGATCGCGGCTGAGGTCGTCACTCACTTCGCCGAAGAATTGGATAGATATACAACCTACCGCGGCGGGCGCTATCAGATGGGCATCTTTTCGGTCGCTTTTCACATCGCGATGGGCGCCTTTACCGGACCGACCCCCGACGGCCGCAAGATGAGCGAGATACTGGCCAACGGTATAACGCCGCAAACAGGAATGGCGCTCTGCGGCCCCACGGCGATCGTGCAGTCGGCCGCGAAACTGCGCCAGACCGCCGTCTCCAACGGAAACACGCTCATTCTCCGGTTCCAGCCGCTCGGCGTTGAATCCGGAAAATTGCGCGACCTGATCAGAACATACTTCGACCTTGGCGGAATGCAGCTGCAGTTCAACATGGTCGACACGCAAACGCTTCTCGACGCGCAGGCAAATCCCGATCGTTACCGCGACCTCGTCGTGCGCATCGCCGGATACAGTGTACTCTTCACCAACCTGAGCAAGAAGGCGCAGGACGAAATCATCAGCCGCACCGCCTGCGAACTATAG
- a CDS encoding DUF2294 domain-containing protein yields MRKTRGQMEEEICKAIMKFEKDYMGRGPLETRTHIIEDIVLIRLKKVLTQAELNLAKSEGDSRGRELIKQIRIELLEKGRSLLETSIQSITQRVVVSLHTDISTKTGERIIIFTLDGHPAFDGSD; encoded by the coding sequence ATGAGAAAAACCAGAGGACAGATGGAGGAAGAAATCTGCAAGGCGATCATGAAGTTCGAGAAGGACTACATGGGACGAGGCCCGTTGGAGACGAGGACGCATATCATTGAAGATATTGTGCTTATTCGCCTGAAGAAAGTCCTTACTCAGGCCGAACTGAATCTTGCCAAATCGGAGGGCGATTCCAGAGGCCGTGAACTAATAAAGCAAATACGGATCGAGTTACTGGAGAAGGGGCGTTCTCTCCTTGAGACTTCGATTCAATCCATTACGCAGAGAGTGGTCGTCAGTCTTCATACCGATATCAGCACCAAGACGGGGGAAAGGATAATAATCTTTACCCTTGATGGACACCCTGCCTTTGATGGGTCCGATTGA
- a CDS encoding ATP-grasp domain-containing protein: MERAFTKVLVANRGEIAIRITRACQELGMATVAVYSDDDRKSFYYRIADEAVNISGSGARDTYLNIEKILQVAEKTGCDAVHPGYGFLSENPDFAGECERTGIKFIGPSSACMKKIGDKAGLKKLMKTGGIPTLPSLEDRVAAENLKTAIREIGLPVIIKPSFGGGGKGMRAVFTEQETEDAIRYARTIGKSAFGSPAFYIEKLLERPRHIEVQVLADHTGGILAFGERECSIQRDYQKLIEETPSPALTGEDRDIVIELARNAAGLIEYENAGTVEFLYQDGSFYFIEVNGRIQVEHSITELVTGIDLIKEQIRIAAGGSIPFAGEYIVPRGWAIQCRINAEDPSRNFLPSPGKILGYRAPGGFGVRVDTGVFMGYSIPAQYDSLVSKLSVWARGRDEAISRMKRVLNEYVILGTKTTLPLHRAIFREPDFLSGNFDTGYIEKHIGYLLETMRQLEQNERSHDQMLAEVFLNNLHGEHGSPESHVEVTPQAVAIPPFDPRNGDDNKRDGAELAALIGAAIALATNTESSSAEQIRETGRSGNSWSLAGRCAQMNQRLSGGTYRSGSKTHTAYGM, from the coding sequence ATGGAACGAGCCTTCACAAAAGTACTGGTTGCCAATAGAGGTGAGATTGCAATACGGATCACGCGCGCATGTCAGGAGTTGGGAATGGCGACAGTGGCCGTATATTCCGATGACGACAGGAAATCCTTCTATTATCGCATTGCCGATGAAGCTGTCAATATCAGCGGAAGCGGTGCGAGAGATACGTACCTGAATATTGAGAAAATACTGCAGGTAGCCGAGAAGACCGGTTGCGACGCGGTGCATCCGGGATATGGTTTCCTGTCCGAGAATCCTGATTTTGCGGGCGAATGTGAAAGAACCGGCATAAAATTCATCGGGCCCTCGAGCGCCTGCATGAAAAAGATCGGAGATAAAGCCGGCCTGAAGAAATTGATGAAAACCGGCGGCATTCCGACTCTGCCGTCTCTTGAAGATAGGGTTGCGGCGGAAAATCTGAAGACAGCGATTCGCGAAATCGGGCTGCCGGTGATTATCAAGCCGTCATTCGGGGGTGGCGGCAAGGGAATGAGGGCAGTATTCACCGAGCAAGAAACGGAAGACGCAATACGGTATGCAAGGACAATCGGCAAGTCGGCTTTTGGAAGCCCGGCCTTCTACATCGAAAAATTGCTGGAGCGCCCGCGACACATCGAGGTGCAAGTCCTCGCGGATCACACAGGAGGCATTCTTGCCTTTGGTGAAAGAGAGTGCTCGATCCAGAGAGACTACCAGAAATTAATAGAGGAAACCCCTTCACCCGCGCTTACCGGAGAGGATAGAGACATCGTCATTGAATTGGCCAGGAATGCGGCCGGATTGATCGAGTACGAGAATGCTGGAACCGTCGAGTTTCTCTACCAGGATGGCAGCTTCTATTTCATCGAGGTTAACGGAAGAATTCAGGTGGAGCACTCGATCACGGAGTTGGTTACCGGTATCGATCTCATCAAGGAGCAGATACGAATTGCTGCCGGAGGAAGCATCCCCTTCGCCGGTGAATACATTGTTCCCAGGGGCTGGGCGATCCAATGCAGAATCAACGCGGAAGACCCATCCCGGAATTTCCTCCCGTCTCCCGGCAAGATTCTCGGGTATCGCGCCCCCGGAGGATTTGGAGTCAGGGTGGATACCGGCGTGTTCATGGGGTACTCCATTCCCGCCCAATACGATTCGCTTGTGTCGAAGTTGTCGGTTTGGGCGAGAGGGCGAGATGAGGCCATCTCACGAATGAAGCGGGTCCTTAATGAATATGTGATACTTGGCACCAAGACAACTCTTCCGCTCCATCGAGCCATATTTCGAGAGCCTGATTTCCTCAGCGGTAATTTCGATACCGGGTACATTGAGAAGCACATCGGGTATCTACTAGAAACAATGAGACAGCTCGAACAGAACGAACGATCTCATGACCAGATGCTTGCGGAAGTGTTCCTGAATAATTTACATGGTGAACACGGCTCTCCTGAATCGCACGTGGAGGTCACGCCGCAGGCTGTGGCAATTCCCCCGTTTGACCCTCGGAACGGCGACGACAATAAGCGGGACGGAGCTGAACTCGCCGCACTGATAGGAGCAGCAATTGCGCTGGCAACGAATACTGAGAGTTCTTCCGCCGAACAGATCAGAGAAACGGGGCGAAGCGGCAACAGTTGGTCTTTGGCGGGACGTTGTGCTCAAATGAACCAGAGACTTTCCGGCGGGACATATCGCAGTGGTTCCAAGACTCACACCGCTTACGGAATGTGA
- a CDS encoding class I SAM-dependent methyltransferase: MNKRIYDHPEEYEAAFSFRDIKHEVDVIEKCVELHSRILVRRTLELGCGPAPHSLELMRRGYSYIGVDLNDRMLQYAKAKAKAKGFSPVLVQADMSRFELQDHVDFALVLLGSLYVKNAEEFLSHLSCVANALNPGGLYLLDWCIEFNPLLQRTENWMIQADRYRIEASYLMQNVDPATRTFDEIIRLRIIGENDVQTTLEEVSRRHAIIPDEFVGSVEKSGQFEFIGWWNNWNLDEPLDKHCPQAREGKIERPIALLRRLGTERLSRTTDST; this comes from the coding sequence ATGAATAAAAGAATTTATGATCATCCCGAGGAGTACGAGGCTGCCTTTTCATTTCGCGACATCAAGCATGAAGTCGATGTCATAGAGAAATGCGTTGAGCTTCACTCTCGAATTCTTGTCCGCCGCACGCTTGAACTCGGCTGTGGTCCGGCGCCGCATTCGTTGGAGTTGATGAGAAGAGGATACTCCTACATTGGCGTTGATCTGAACGATCGGATGCTTCAATATGCGAAGGCAAAAGCGAAGGCGAAAGGATTTTCGCCTGTCCTCGTTCAGGCGGATATGAGTCGCTTTGAATTGCAGGATCATGTCGATTTCGCCCTCGTCCTGCTCGGTTCGCTTTATGTGAAGAATGCGGAAGAGTTTCTGAGCCATCTCTCCTGCGTCGCGAATGCATTGAACCCGGGCGGCCTCTACCTGCTTGACTGGTGCATCGAGTTTAATCCGTTGCTGCAGAGAACTGAAAACTGGATGATCCAAGCGGATCGATACAGGATAGAGGCATCCTATCTCATGCAGAATGTCGATCCTGCCACTCGGACCTTTGATGAGATCATCAGGCTTCGGATAATCGGTGAGAATGACGTTCAAACCACATTGGAGGAAGTTTCCCGAAGACACGCCATTATTCCGGACGAATTTGTCGGTTCAGTAGAAAAGAGCGGACAGTTCGAGTTTATTGGCTGGTGGAATAACTGGAATCTGGATGAACCGCTGGACAAGCATTGCCCGCAGGCTCGGGAGGGAAAGATCGAGCGGCCAATCGCTCTCCTCCGCAGATTGGGAACTGAAAGATTGTCTCGAACGACAGATTCGACCTGA
- the msrA gene encoding peptide-methionine (S)-S-oxide reductase, translating into MAEQEKKVLRKATFAGGCFWCVEADFEKVPGVEDVVSGYAGGDVENPTYEQVTSGTTGHVEAVQVYYDPSRVSYEQLLEVFWKQIDPTDAGGQFVDRGSQYRSAIFYHDQEQRRLAEKTKEALDKSGRFDRPIATEIRPFTNFYRAEDYHQDYYDTHSLRYKVYRHHSGRDEFIEKAWSPKPEETRLDEAQRRPKLDEATLRAKLTPLQYEVTRHEGTEPPFDNEYWDNKREGIYVDVVSGEPLFSSIDKYDSGTGWPSFTKPLEPQNIVEKDDRKLLFTKRTEVRSKRGDSHLGHVFDDGPPPTGLRYCMNSAALRFIPKEDMEKEGYGKYLYLFQTHKKNR; encoded by the coding sequence ATGGCTGAACAGGAAAAGAAGGTTTTAAGAAAGGCGACATTTGCCGGCGGCTGCTTCTGGTGCGTGGAAGCCGATTTTGAGAAGGTGCCGGGGGTTGAGGATGTGGTTTCCGGCTATGCGGGAGGAGACGTGGAAAATCCCACGTACGAGCAAGTTACATCAGGTACAACGGGCCACGTCGAGGCCGTTCAGGTATATTATGATCCGTCGCGAGTCTCATATGAGCAGTTGCTTGAGGTTTTCTGGAAGCAAATAGACCCGACAGATGCGGGTGGGCAGTTTGTCGATCGCGGCAGCCAATACCGCAGCGCGATCTTTTATCATGATCAGGAGCAAAGGCGGCTTGCGGAAAAGACAAAGGAAGCCCTTGACAAGTCAGGCAGATTTGACAGGCCGATAGCCACCGAAATCAGGCCCTTCACCAACTTTTATCGGGCCGAGGACTATCATCAGGATTATTACGACACGCATTCATTGAGATACAAGGTGTACCGTCATCATTCCGGCCGAGACGAATTCATTGAAAAAGCGTGGAGCCCGAAACCGGAGGAGACGCGGTTGGACGAAGCGCAGCGGCGCCCAAAGCTGGACGAGGCCACGTTGCGAGCGAAGCTGACACCGCTTCAGTACGAGGTCACCCGGCATGAGGGAACGGAACCGCCATTTGACAACGAATATTGGGATAACAAGCGCGAGGGCATATACGTGGATGTCGTATCGGGAGAACCGCTGTTCAGTTCCATCGACAAGTACGATTCGGGGACGGGCTGGCCCAGCTTCACCAAGCCGCTCGAGCCCCAGAACATCGTCGAAAAAGACGACAGGAAGCTGCTTTTCACCAAACGCACTGAGGTGAGGAGCAAGCGCGGCGACTCGCACCTGGGCCATGTGTTCGATGACGGCCCGCCCCCGACCGGCCTTCGCTACTGCATGAATTCCGCGGCTCTGCGTTTCATTCCAAAAGAAGACATGGAAAAAGAAGGATATGGAAAATATCTATATCTCTTTCAAACGCATAAAAAGAACAGGTAG
- the yedF gene encoding sulfurtransferase-like selenium metabolism protein YedF: protein MKEERSGETGKVAVLICSETIGRGNDELGANLMMNFLHHLSISDDPPDFLIMMNSGVKLATESTDVLETLRELEKRNIQILACGTCLDFFQLREKQRVGRGSNMREISQILVSASKVVSV from the coding sequence ATGAAAGAAGAGCGATCAGGTGAAACAGGGAAAGTGGCAGTCTTGATCTGTTCGGAAACGATCGGCCGTGGGAACGATGAACTTGGCGCTAATTTGATGATGAATTTTCTCCATCATTTAAGTATTTCTGATGATCCGCCGGATTTCTTGATCATGATGAATTCCGGCGTCAAGTTGGCTACCGAAAGTACGGATGTTCTGGAGACCCTACGGGAGCTGGAAAAGAGGAACATCCAGATTCTTGCCTGCGGAACCTGTCTGGATTTCTTTCAGTTGAGAGAAAAGCAACGTGTGGGCAGAGGATCCAACATGAGGGAGATTTCTCAAATACTTGTGTCGGCGTCAAAGGTGGTAAGCGTCTGA